Proteins from one Bos taurus isolate L1 Dominette 01449 registration number 42190680 breed Hereford chromosome 7, ARS-UCD2.0, whole genome shotgun sequence genomic window:
- the IQCN gene encoding IQ domain-containing protein N, with protein sequence MQQATQLQVSPSGQSSYQSIANFQDRVGTLCSQLQASPSGQSSYQPDPSLQDKPGTLHPQPQSEPPASKETLLEQPDKDKTVARRVPRLRAVVESQAFRNVLVDEMDIMVSRAATLIQACWRGYRLRQKLISQMMAAKAIQASWRRFNTRRLLRAGKAMEKKAKVEERDIPYHPPQQVRFQHPEEGKSLLAQPTMVSKETQFPSSDSLAAYTHQPALLQSQGMSPPGTCSAGGPSVTFLPHQTVAIKLPCPMSLDAKCRPCLMTRTVRSTCLVQVEGDPMKTKQITSRANKAGAMGPPPSARCAQAVQGQFKTQTQVHTEAEVLKMPPQTGPAPVITKTLAQPGPTMTTSKTPFQMYPAATITKTSPQPCPVPMVTIAKTPPQMYLAAAMAKIPPETDPAAPMTKTAAQTCPAATMIKVPLQSCLAAMMNKTLPQPCPMSTVTITKAPPQVYPQGPVGKIPPQMCPPATATKTPLQSCLAAMMSKIQPQPCPVPMITITKTPPQPCPVTQGTKTPAAMRPTTSMTNTTPQTRPAATMTKAPPQLGLLASMIKSPTQTRPAATATKVPPQACAVPLLTKTPPQTRPAPTGTKTLLQTCQVATATKTLSHQMLQGATVAKTAPPQTRLAAMITKTPAQLRSVATILKTLCLPPSAAGNLKPPFSAAATAGISDTSSHTCLSGPKARATVNARQATREVKVLSRSYLTEGKVKCFPPSHPGAGAPKPPARPPLEGEKIKAFSQKQGKTETTSDTSMAMEMPGDLTWAKVASDRNKWAHPRTDILKVQSQLYGPARTAGAPLSTCLPQAQLAPRSTTGSPQAHLLAELTKALPQEHVAAKSTMAQGQGYPQAQPPAAVAQPHLSVCLSKTPSQAHLPAKLMKAQSQAQLTTAVIKVQSQGHLPTGLTKAQSQAQLVTDTAKSLYAAHQAAELSSKTQSQPLLVGFKASTQPCQHIGALPRAKPEDRLTQLPSHSYVQGRATLGLHQGASETQNMLVPLLASAGHTTCNAESWGDGRAARAQPSTTSAPPPSQEELAASQLASLCAELAAVLGSQEDLRALLAKALSQGEVRAALNQALSKEVLGATMAKALPQGILGTVLVKALSWGELGTSLSRALSRGELTKAIQSRLADVLSKALTEEERATLSQALCQGELGAVLSQSLSQAALRSGVGLPKAASKTMGSGMTVMPAPVEVDCRGSLSAAWGPSLGPMRLQPSKGPEDTAMSGGQARNSTIPSIAVGPRGSTVAPGGAWEPAGGTVPWDVVGSKAAVDPRQPRELVASVQAVEKIIIHAAVIIQACARGFLVRRTIKVWHQWAIIIQAAWRGYCVRRDLARLCRAATIIQAAWRGFVIRQSRTQQMLLQNVWAKTGSGARTTSDHRCFQSCQPHVCALCQSLTSGLGSPPSVVMLVGSSPRTCHTCGHTLPTRVVHGTGRGAASQAGVPRGCLTRSTAQSLRRPPHHQTKAATAIQSAWRGFVVRRRLKQQQDAAKMLQATWRGHSTRASLTTDALLGPAVWDNSRHTQWPGV encoded by the exons ATGCAGCAAGCAACACAGCTACAGGTGTCACCCAGTGGGCAGAGCTCCTATCAGTCCATCGCCAATTTCCAAGATAGAGTGGGGACACTGTGTTCACAGCTACAGGCGTCACCCAGTGGGCAGAGCTCCTATCAGCCCGATCCCAGTCTCCAAGACAAACCGGGAACACTGCATCCACAGCCCCAGAGCGAACCCCCTGCCTCCAAGGAGACCCTTCTGGAACAGCCTGACAAGGACAAGACGGTGGCTCGTCGTGTCCCTCGCCTCCGCGCTGTGGTGGAGAGCCAGGCCTTCAGGAATGTCCTGGTGGATGAAATGGACATAATGGTGTCCCGCGCAGCCACCCTCATTCAAGCCTGTTGGAGGGGGTACCGCCTCCGGCAGAAGCTTATCTCGCAGATGATGGCGGCCAAGGCCATCCAGGCGTCCTGGCGACGCTTCAACACCAGGCGCCTCCTCCGGGCTGGCAAGGCGATGGAGAAAAAAGCGAAGGTGGAGGAACGCGACATCCCTTACCACCCGCCCCAGCAGGTGCGGTTCCAGCATCCGGAAGAGGGCAAGTCCCTTCTGGCCCAGCCCACCATGGTGAGCAAGGAGACCCAGTTCCCTTCCTCTGACAGCCTGGCCGCTTATACCCACCAACCGGCCCTTTTGCAGTCCCAGGGCATGTCACCGCCTGGGACGTGCTCTGCCGGAGGCCCCAGCGTCACCTTCCTGCCACACCAGACAGTCGCCATCAAACTTCCATGTCCCATGAGTCTCGATGCGAAGTGCCGCCCATGCCTGATGACAAGAACCGTCAGAAGTACCTGCCTTGTCCAAGTAGAAGGGGACCCAATGAAGACCAAGCAAATAACTTCCAGAGCCAACAAGGCAGGAGCCATGGGGCCACCACCATCTGCAAGGTGCGCCCAGGCAGTTCAAGGACAATTCAAGACCCAAACCCAGGTCCACACGGAAGCAGAGGTCCTCAAAATGCCACCTCAGACAGGCCCAGCGCCTGTGATAACCAAGACCCTCGCCCAGCCAGGGCCCACTATGACCACGAGCAAGACTCCCTTCCAGATGTACCCGGCAGCCACGATAACCAAGACCTCGCCCCAGCCTTGCCCGGTGCCCATGGTAACAATAGCCAAGACCCCACCCCAGATGTACCTGGCAGCTGCAATGGCCAAGATTCCACCAGAGACAGACCCAGCAGCCCCCATGACCAAGACTGCGGCCCAGACATGCCCGGCGGCCACCATGATCAAGGTTCCACTCCAGTCGTGCTTGGCAGCCATGATGAACAAGACCCTACCCCAGCCATGCCCGATGTCAACTGTCACAATAACCAAGGCCCCACCCCAGGTGTACCCCCAAGGCCCGGTGGGCAAGATCCCACCTCAGATGTGCCCGCCAGCCACAGCGACCAAGACCCCACTCCAGTCATGCCTGGCGGCCATGATGAGTAAGATCCAACCCCAGCCATGCCCAGTGCCCATGATAACCATCACCAaaaccccaccccagccctgcccggTGACCCAAGGGACCAAGACCCCAGCTGCAATGCGACCAACAACCTCCATGACCAACACTACACCCCAGACACGACCGGCAGCCACGATGACGAAGGCCCCACCCCAGCTAGGCCTGCTGGCCTCGATGATCAAGTCTCCAACTCAGACACGGCCTGCGGCCACAGCGACCAAAGTCCCGCCCCAGGCGTGTGCAGTGCCCTTGCTGACCAAGACGCCACCCCAGACGCGCCCAGCACCCACGGGAACCAAGACCCTACTGCAGACATGTCAGGTGGCTACAGCGACCAAGACCCTCTCTCATCAGATGCTCCAAGGAGCCACGGTGGCAAAAACTGCTCCTCCCCAGACGCGCCTGGCGGCCATGATCACCAAGACTCCAGCTCAGTTACGCTCAGTGGCCACCATCCTCAAAACCCTGTGCCTGCCCCCGTCAGCAGCTGGAAACCTCAAGCCTCCGTTTTCAGCAGCGGCGACAGCTGGAATTTCCGACACCTCATCCCACACGTGTCTAAGTGGACCAAAGGCCAGGGCCACGGTGAACGCGAGACAGGCGACCAGGGAGGTCAAGGTCTTGTCCCGCTCATACTTGACAGAGGGAAAAGTGAAATGCTTTCCCCCGTCGCATCCGGGGGCTGGGGCTCCCAAGCCTCCAGCCAGGCCTCCTTTGGAAGGCGAGAAAATCAAGGCCTTCTCCCAGAAACAAGGGAAAACGGAAACCACGTCTGACACCAGTATGGCCATGGAAATGCCCGGGGATCTGACCTGGGCAAAAGTGGCGAGCGACAGGAACAAGTGGGCACATCCGAGGACGGACATCTTGAAGGTTCAATCCCAGCTGTATGGGCCTGCAAGAACCGCTGGGGCGCCTCTGAGCACATGTCTGCCTCAAGCGCAACTGGCCCCTCGTTCAACCACAGGCTCGCCTCAGGCCCATCTGCTGGCCGAGCTGACTAAGGCCCTGCCCCAGGAGCACGTGGCTGCCAAGTCGACCATGGCCCAGGGCCAAGGATACCCACAAGCCCAACCCCCCGCCGCCGTGGCCCAACCACACCTGAGTGTGTGTCTGTCTAAGACGCCGTCCCAGGCACACCTGCCCGCCAAGCTGATGAAGGCGCAGTCCCAGGCACAGCTGACCACAGCAGTGATCAAGGTACAGTCCCAAGGGCATCTCCCCACCGGATTGACAAAGGCGCAGTCCCAGGCCCAGCTGGTCACAGATACAGCCAAGAGCCTCTAtgcggcccaccaggctgctgAACTCAGCAGCAAGACGCAGTCGCAGCCACTCCTGGTGGGCTTCAAGGCTTCCACCCAGCCCTGCCAGCACATTGGCGCTCTGCCCCGAGCCAAGCCAGAAGACAGACTGACCCAGCTCCCATCCCACAGCTACGTGCAGGGCAGGGCCACCCTGGGCCTGCACCAGGGGGCCTCTGAGACCCAGAACATGCTGGTGCCTCTGCTGGCCTCTGCTGGCCACACCACGTGCAACGCTGAATCCTGGGGGGACGGCAGGGCTGCCCGGGCCCAGCCGTCAACCACCAGCGCACCCCCGCCCAGCCAGGAGGAGCTAGCGGCCTCCCAACTCGCCTCCCTGTGTGCTGAGCTGGCCGCCGTGCTGGGCTCGCAGGAGGACCTCCGCGCCCTGCTGGCCAAAGCCCTCTCCCAGGGGGAAGTGAGGGCGGCCCTGAACCAGGCCCTGTCCAAAGAAGTCTTGGGAGCCACAATGGCCAAGGCCTTGCCCCAGGGCATCCTGGGCACGGTGCTGGTGAAGGCGCTCTCCTGGGGCGAGCTGGGCACCAGTCTGTCCCGCGCACTGTCCCGGGGCGAGCTGACTAAGGCCATTCAGAGCAGACTGGCGGACGTGCTTAGCAAGGCCCTGACGGAGGAGGAGCGCGCCACCTTGAGCCAGGCCCTGTGTCAGGGTGAGCTGGGTGCAGTCCTCAGCCAATCTCTCTCTCAGGCGGCCCTGAGGTCTGGAGTCGGCCTCCCCAAGGCTGCCTCCAAAACGATGGGAAGTGGGATGACCGTGATGCCGGCCCCCGTGGAGGTGGACTGCAGGGGGAGCCTGTCGGCCGCGTGGGGGCCCAGCCTGGGCCCCATGAGACTACAGCCCAGCAAG GGCCCAGAGGACACTGCCATGTCTGGTGGCCAAGCGAGGAATTCTACCATCCCCAGCATAGCAGTTGGGCCCAGGGGCAGCACCGTGGCCCCTGGAGGCGCTTGGGAGCCAGCTGGGGGCACTGTGCCCTGGGATGTCGTGGGCAGCAAGGCAGCGGTGGACCCCAGACAGCCGAGGGAGTTGGTGGCATCAGTGCAGGCTGTAGAGAAGATAATCATCCACGCGGCGGTCATCATCCAGGCGTGTGCACGAGGCTTCCTGGTGCGCCGTACCATCAAGGTGTGGCACCAGTGGGCCATCATCATCCAGGCTGCCTGGCGTGGCTACTGTGTGCGGCGGGACCTGGCCCGCCTCTGCCGAGCTGCCACCATCATCCAGGCTGCGTGGAGAGGCTTCGTCATCCGCCAGAGCCGCACCCAGCAAATGCTGCTCCAGAACGTGTGGGCTAAGACCGGCAGTGGGGCTAGGACGACGTCTGACCACCGCTGCTTCCAGTCCTGCCAGCCCCATGTCTGTGCTCTCTGCCAGTCCCTGACCTCCGGACTCGGAAGCCCACCCAGCGTGGTGATGCTTGTGGGTTCCAGCCCCCGCACATGCCACACGTGCGGCCACACGCTGCCCACCCGGGTGGTGCATGGCACGGGCCGGGGTGCTGCCAGCCAGGCCGGTGTGCCACGGGGCTGCCTGACCCGGTCAACCGCCCAGAGCCTTCGGCGGCCACCCCATCATCAGACCAAGGCGGCCACGGCCATCCAGTCTGCCTGGAGGGGCTTCGTCGTGCGTCGTCGGCTGAAGCAGCAACAGGACGCAGCCAAGATGCTTCAAGCCACCTGGCGCGGCCACAGCACCCGGGCCTCCCTCACCACGGACGCGCTCCTGGGGCCAGCGGTGTGGGACAACTCACGACACACGCAGTGGCCAGGCGTCTAG